One segment of Nostoc flagelliforme CCNUN1 DNA contains the following:
- a CDS encoding glucose 1-dehydrogenase: MIGLKGKNALITGATSGIGQAIAIRLAQEGCNIAINYRKDPEAAADTEEMALQKACGNIETCGVKSLPIQGDVSQESNIVEMVNTVVKEFGSLDILVNNAGIQKESPSHEVTTADFDQVIAVNLRGAYLCARETIKHLLSVNRPGVIINISSVHEIIPRPMYISYSISKGGMENLTKTLALEYAKQGIRVNAIAPGATVTPINQAWTDDPEKKAIVESHIPMGRAGSSEEMAAAVAFLASDEAAYITGQTLFVDGGLTLYADFRESWSA; encoded by the coding sequence ATGATAGGGTTAAAAGGAAAGAATGCTTTAATTACAGGTGCGACTTCAGGTATTGGTCAGGCGATCGCTATCAGACTCGCTCAAGAAGGGTGCAACATCGCTATCAATTACCGCAAAGACCCCGAAGCTGCGGCAGACACGGAAGAGATGGCATTGCAAAAAGCCTGCGGAAATATCGAAACTTGTGGTGTGAAGTCGCTACCGATTCAGGGAGATGTCTCCCAAGAATCAAACATTGTTGAGATGGTTAACACCGTAGTAAAGGAATTTGGCAGTTTAGATATTCTAGTTAACAATGCTGGCATTCAAAAAGAAAGTCCATCCCACGAAGTCACCACAGCAGACTTTGACCAGGTAATTGCAGTCAATCTCCGGGGTGCTTATCTTTGCGCCCGTGAAACTATTAAACACCTCCTGTCTGTTAATCGTCCGGGGGTGATTATTAATATTTCCAGCGTTCACGAAATTATTCCGCGACCCATGTATATCAGTTATTCCATTAGCAAAGGTGGTATGGAAAACCTAACCAAAACTTTAGCATTGGAATATGCCAAGCAAGGTATTCGTGTCAACGCCATTGCCCCCGGAGCAACAGTCACGCCAATAAATCAAGCCTGGACAGATGACCCCGAAAAAAAGGCGATCGTGGAAAGTCACATCCCAATGGGGCGTGCTGGCTCCTCAGAGGAGATGGCAGCCGCAGTAGCTTTTTTAGCTTCGGATGAAGCCGCCTACATCACCGGACAAACCCTATTCGTAGATGGTGGATTGACTCTGTATGCTGACTTCCGAGAATCTTGGTCAGCTTGA
- a CDS encoding class I SAM-dependent methyltransferase: MNFKKILFLLVTGVSITSLGIAGCAPQQQDLEAGTQPSTLTGQTETEIPATTTTPTTQPQERPGDVPYVPTPQAVVDAMLKVAKVGKNDLLYDLGSGDGRIVNTAAQKFGTQGFGIDIDPQRIKEANENAQKAGVTDRVKFVQQDLFKTDFSKATVVTLYLLPEINLRLRPKLLSELKPGTRIVSHAFDMGDWKPDQTLTVEGKTIYYWVVPKKVPANLR; this comes from the coding sequence ATGAACTTCAAAAAAATTCTGTTTTTACTGGTTACAGGCGTTAGTATTACCAGCTTGGGAATTGCTGGATGTGCGCCGCAACAGCAAGATTTGGAAGCCGGGACACAACCTTCTACTTTAACGGGTCAGACCGAAACCGAAATACCAGCTACGACAACAACTCCCACAACTCAACCACAAGAACGCCCCGGCGATGTTCCCTATGTACCTACACCACAGGCAGTGGTAGATGCAATGTTGAAAGTGGCAAAAGTGGGTAAGAATGATCTGCTTTACGACCTTGGTAGCGGTGATGGCAGAATTGTTAATACTGCGGCACAAAAGTTTGGTACGCAGGGTTTTGGCATAGATATTGACCCCCAACGCATCAAAGAAGCTAATGAGAATGCCCAGAAGGCAGGAGTAACCGATCGCGTGAAGTTTGTCCAACAAGACTTGTTCAAGACTGACTTTAGTAAAGCAACAGTAGTTACACTTTACTTGCTGCCTGAAATCAACCTCAGACTTCGTCCCAAGCTATTGAGTGAACTCAAACCTGGTACTCGCATTGTCTCCCATGCCTTCGATATGGGCGACTGGAAACCAGACCAGACGCTGACTGTAGAGGGCAAAACTATTTACTATTGGGTAGTTCCTAAAAAAGTGCCAGCGAATTTGCGCTAG
- a CDS encoding glycoside hydrolase 100 family protein, whose product MTSAIDKNSLLEAEAWELLEESIIYYQGKPIGTVAAQDAESDALNYDQCFLRDFVPSALVFLMHGKAEIVRNFLVETLKLQSHEKQIDCFEPGAGLMPASFKVHSNGNEEFLVADFGELAIARVPPIDSCMWWILLLRAYEKATGDLTLARQPDFQAGIKLILDLCLVHRFSMYPTMLVPDGAFMIDRRMGVYEHPLEIQVLFYASLRAATELLLPDGDGDSYLGKVNRRLGSLKYHIRNYYWLDLKRLGEIYRYKDNEFGKEIVNKFNINSESIPTWLTEWLPETGGYLAGNLGPGRIDFRFFALGNLMAILASLASEKESQSIMNLFAQRWQDLIGYMPVKICFPAMDGLEWRIVTGCDSKNRAWSYHNGGNWPVLLWLFTAAALKAGRTELAQAAIAIAERRLFKDKFPEYYDGNNGRLIGKEARTYQTWSIAGLLAAKKFVENPEYLELISFAEGLEVPGCSL is encoded by the coding sequence ATGACTAGCGCGATCGATAAGAACAGTCTGCTCGAAGCAGAAGCCTGGGAATTGTTAGAAGAGTCGATAATTTATTACCAGGGAAAACCCATTGGTACTGTAGCTGCCCAGGATGCGGAGTCAGATGCACTCAATTATGACCAGTGCTTCCTCCGCGATTTTGTCCCTTCTGCCTTGGTGTTTCTCATGCACGGCAAAGCAGAGATTGTGCGTAACTTCCTAGTAGAAACACTGAAATTACAAAGTCATGAAAAGCAGATAGACTGCTTTGAACCAGGAGCGGGATTAATGCCTGCAAGTTTCAAAGTACATTCTAATGGGAATGAGGAATTTTTAGTCGCTGATTTTGGTGAACTAGCGATCGCTCGTGTTCCCCCAATTGATTCTTGTATGTGGTGGATTCTCTTGCTACGCGCCTATGAAAAAGCTACAGGCGATTTGACTCTAGCGCGTCAGCCAGATTTTCAAGCAGGAATCAAGTTAATTTTGGATCTTTGCTTGGTACATCGCTTTTCCATGTACCCAACAATGTTAGTTCCCGATGGCGCGTTTATGATTGACCGTCGCATGGGAGTCTACGAACATCCTCTAGAAATTCAAGTATTATTCTATGCGTCCCTCAGAGCTGCTACTGAATTGCTTTTACCAGATGGGGATGGCGATAGCTACCTTGGCAAAGTCAATAGACGATTGGGATCTTTGAAATATCATATCCGCAACTATTACTGGCTAGACCTGAAGCGATTGGGGGAAATTTATCGTTACAAGGATAACGAATTTGGTAAAGAAATTGTTAATAAATTCAACATCAACTCAGAATCAATCCCCACTTGGTTGACCGAGTGGTTGCCCGAAACTGGGGGATATTTAGCGGGAAATCTGGGACCAGGACGGATAGATTTTCGCTTTTTTGCTCTGGGAAATCTGATGGCAATCTTAGCTTCCTTAGCCAGTGAAAAAGAATCTCAAAGCATTATGAATTTATTTGCCCAACGTTGGCAAGACTTGATCGGCTATATGCCTGTTAAAATCTGCTTTCCAGCAATGGATGGTTTAGAGTGGAGAATTGTTACAGGATGTGATTCTAAAAACAGGGCTTGGTCTTATCACAACGGCGGTAACTGGCCCGTTTTGCTGTGGTTATTTACCGCAGCAGCACTGAAAGCAGGTCGAACAGAACTTGCCCAAGCAGCGATCGCCATTGCCGAAAGGCGTTTATTTAAGGATAAATTCCCAGAATACTACGATGGCAACAATGGCCGTTTGATTGGCAAAGAAGCCAGAACTTATCAAACTTGGAGCATTGCCGGATTGCTAGCAGCCAAAAAGTTCGTAGAAAATCCAGAATACTTGGAATTAATCAGCTTTGCAGAGGGTCTTGAAGTCCCAGGCTGTAGCCTGTAG